The genomic stretch ATCATCAATTTTCTTTTCAAGTCGAACGAGCAAATAAAGAGAGACCACAATCGGAAATCCTAAATCACCGATAATCGCGTTAATCACTGTTGTGATGCTCATGAACTCCCCTCCTTTCCTGCAGCCTTTAACTTCTCAAGGGCTCGTTTACGCCTTCTGCTCACGGCTTGCTGTGAAATTCCAGC from Bacillus sp. Cs-700 encodes the following:
- a CDS encoding YvrJ family protein, translating into MSITTVINAIIGDLGFPIVVSLYLLVRLEKKIDDLTNAVEDKETNKKG